From Lycium ferocissimum isolate CSIRO_LF1 chromosome 12, AGI_CSIRO_Lferr_CH_V1, whole genome shotgun sequence, one genomic window encodes:
- the LOC132039830 gene encoding AAA-ATPase At5g57480, with translation MREYWTTLASMMGIWAFSQSLLSAVFPPELRYAILKFMHRIFSWFSAYCYYDITEIDGVNTNELYNAVQLYLSSSASITGNRLSLTRGLNSSNITFGLSNNDSLIDTYNGVKVLWEHIVTPRNSQTFSWRPLPEEKRGFLLRARKKDKAIVLTSYLDFVMERANEIRRKNQDRLLYTNSRGGSLDSRGHPWESVPFKHPSTFATLAMDPEKKSEIMDDLLDFANGESFYQRTGRAWKRGYLLYGPPGTGKSSMIAAMANFLGYDIYDLELTEVHTNSELRKLLMKTSSKSIIVIEDIDCSINLTNRKNNTTSSGVNNSNNYNVSSPPGSGEENGGNTITLSGLLNFTDGLWSCCGSERIFVFTTNHIEKLDPALLRSGRMDMHIHMSYSSFAALKILLKNYLGYDEDDVEEKILVQLEKVIEKAEMTPADISEVLIKNRRNKDKAVLELLEALKIRAERNTNNSNAVKSRVEDEEQEKRALVESPKEGGDQLLEAKCDKEEKGGHDANDDEKVL, from the coding sequence ATGAGAGAGTATTGGACAACATTAGCATCAATGATGGGTATTTGGGCATTCAGTCAAAGCCTCCTTAGTGCAGTGTTCCCACCAGAACTCCGCTACGCTATTCTCAAATTCATGCATAGAATCTTTAGCTGGTTTTCAGCTTACTGTTACTACGACATAACGGAGATTGATGGTGTTAACACCAACGAACTTTATAACGCTGTTCAGCTCTACTTAAGCAGCTCTGCTTCCATAACTGGTAACCGTTTGTCTCTCACAAGGGGCCTCAATTCCAGCAACATTACATTCGGGTTATCAAATAACGACTCGTTAATTGATACATATAACGGCGTTAAGGTCTTGTGGGAACATATAGTTACCCCAAGAAATTCTCAAACATTTTCTTGGCGTCCATTGCCTGAAGAAAAAAGAGGTTTCTTGTTACGTGCTAGGAAAAAAGATAAGGCTATTGTATTAACATCTTATCTTGATTTTGTCATGGAAAGAGCTAATgaaataagaaggaaaaatcaagataGGTTGTTGTATACTAATTCACGTGGAGGGTCACTCGATTCCCGAGGACATCCTTGGGAATCGGTACCCTTTAAACATCCCAGTACCTTCGCTACACTTGCTATGGACCCTGAGAAAAAGTCCGAGATTATGGATGATTTATTGGATTTTGCGAATGGAGAATCTTTTTATCAGAGAACGGGCCGGGCCTGGAAAAGGGGTTATTTGCTATACGGCCCGCCCGGGACAGGCAAGTCTAGTATGATTGCTGCTATGGCTAATTTTCTTggttatgatatatatgatcttGAATTAACCGAGGTGCACACAAATTCCGAGTTGAGGAAGTTGTTGATGAAGACTAGTTCAAAGTCTATTATTGTCATTGAGGATATTGATTGTTCTATCAATCTGACTAATAGGAAAAATAATACTACTAGTAGTGGAGTgaacaatagcaacaactacAATGTTTCTTCACCACCAGGGAGCGGTGAAGAAAATGGTGGGAATACTATAACACTTTCGGGTTTATTAAATTTTACTGATGGATTGTGGTCGTGTTGTGGGAGTGAGAGGATATTCGTGTTCACGACGAACCACATTGAGAAGCTTGATCCGGCTTTATTGAGGAGCGGACGAATGGACATGCATATCCACATGAGCTACTCTTCCTTCGCGGCGTTGAAAATTCTTTTGAAGAATTACTTGGGATACGACGAAGATGATGTggaggagaaaatattggtGCAATTGGAGAAGGTTATTGAGAAGGCTGAAATGACACCAGCTGATATAAGTGAAGTGTTAATCAAGAACAGGAGGAATAAAGACAAGGCAGTTTTGGAATTGTTGGAAGCATTGAAGATAAGGGCTGAGAGGAATACTAATAATAGTAATGCAGTAAAATCAAGGGTGGAGGATGAAGAGCAAGAGAAAAGGGCATTAGTTGAGAGTCCTAAAGAAGGTGGTGATCAATTGTTGGAAGCAAAATGTGACAAGGAAGAAAAAGGAGGTCATGATGCAAATGATGATGAAAAGGTACTTTAG